The Halodesulfovibrio sp. MK-HDV genome contains the following window.
GAACTTAGTGAATGGCCGTGAAATATGGGCATCCACCATTGCTATGCTTCTTCTTATTCTTTGCATAGCGATACCAATGAGCTTCTTCATTGCCAGCCTTATTCCTCAGGCTGTTGACAGTGTACACGCAGTCACAATATGGCTCCAGCAATCACAGTCAGACTCATTCCTTTCTGACATTCAACACAACCCGGCGCTACAGTGGTTCCACGAACAACTGCCATTCTTTGATATAAACGAAACTGCAATAAAATCGTATCTTGCAACCATTTCCAAGACAGTCGGCCAGTATCTTGTATCCTTCGGCACATCAGCTCTGGGTGATACTTTGAACTTTGTTGCAAAATTCCTTCTTATGCTGTTGATCGTCTTTTTCTTACTCAAAGACGGAAGCAGAATGATTGCAGGACTCAAATATTTATGGCCTATGCGTGAGTCTCAGGAAGATGCATTGATTAATACATTACGCTCCACTTCCCGCTCCGTGCTGGTTGGTGGTCTACTCGTAGCAATCATTCAGGGCATTGTTGGCGGCATCGGGCTTGCCTTTGTCGGTATTACCCCACTGTTCTGGGGAACCGTGATGAGTTTTTGCTCACTGATCCCTATTGCCGGTACTGGTATTGTCTGGATTCCGGCAAGCCTCTACTTGCTTGTCACTTCCGGCTGGCAGCCAGCATTATTTATGGTGCTTTGGGGCGCAATTCCCGTTGCAGCAATCGACAGCTTTTTACGTCCATACTTCATGCGTGAAAGCGCCGGTGTATCCGTATTTTTCATCTTCCTGTCTATCCTTGGCGGATTGAAAGCTTTCGGCATGCTCGGCATTCTGTACGGCCCGCTTATCCTGAGTTTTGTAATGGTTATGCTTAAAATTTACGGTGAAGAATATCACCACGTATTATCCGAAAATTCCCGCCATTAACATCGGGCGAGGCTGCGCAAAGGTGCAACAATGACGCAACTGAATCTTACAATTGAAAATACACCTCTGGCGCACGCCACTTGGCGATATCTTACGCAGTCACCTTCAGAGGTGACTGCTGATATTGGCGATAGCATGATGAACTTTTTGACACAGCGCCTTGAGTTTGATGCGGAGTACATTGACGCACAGGTTAAAACCATTTTTATTAATGGCAAACCTGTGGATGATCTGGACACAGCTAGTGTTCCTGCTGATGCCCGTATTGCGCTTGGTGCTGTGGCACCGGGCGTTGCAGGAATGACAATGGTCCGCAACAGCCCTATTTCCGGAATGCGCAGCGGCATTACCTATCAGAACACGGAACCAGTTCAAAAAATAACTGAAGGCACAGTAACGCTCTTACTTTTCAATGCTATTATGGAAGATAAGGGATTACAGATACTGAAAAAAGGCATCACCATTTCTGCTGGAAAGCTGGAACGTGCTGTTGAGGAAGTGCCTGAATCAATTTCCACAGCGTATCTGGATGATACATCCATATCTGCTGCGCAATTGCTTGAGTGGATACGAAAAAACCCGCAGTTACATGTGCAACTACGGGTTAATTCAAATTCATAATACTTCGTACTGTTACTTAGAGTCGGATTCGAAACCAGGAATGGTAAGACTACCGCTTCCCTGATCTTGCCCGTTCCCTTTAGGGCAGTCCGGCTGCAGGTAACAAATGTCACATGCACCCTTGAATGGGTAAAAAGTAAGTACTGCGTAACGGCGTGAAAGTGCGGAAGCGTTGTCGTTGTATGGACAACCGATATCTTCCATAGCGTCCACAAGGCCGTCAGTCGGTCTTGGTGCCGGAGCACAACCTGCATTTTCAACGTCTGGAAGAATGGAGTGGATGCTACCCATCACAAACGCCTGCGCAAGGTTGGTAATCATAAACGCATCAGATGGTGATTCATCCCATGCGCCGTCAGTATCTTTTTCCACTTCCTCATCAAGCCAGATGGCGAGGTACTGGATTTTTCCTACTTTAATTTTCTTTACGGTAAGGTGGTTAAGCCACTTTTCCCATAAAGCAGACATCTTATCCATCAGCTCACCGTCTACACGAGTCTCCTGACTCAACTTCAACAATAATTCAATATCAAAATACGGTTTTGCTTCAAGATTTTCGCTTGTATATTCAGCCATGATCCTCTCCCGAGATGGTTGATTTCGTAAGCCGTGACTGTGCTGTATAACAGCAAATCAGTCAAGCCCCACAGCCCGGAGAAGCCTTTGCTAACAATGATACACCTGTGTATATTGCTTAACATCTTAACATGCTATTTCTCGCGTAGTTACCAAAGGTAGCTGCAATAAAAAACAATCACGTGCAGGAGAATATAATGCCCCGCAATTTTAAACTTCCATCAAAAATTCGTTTCGAATATGACATCCGCGAAGGCATTAAACAACAATACACGCATGGTGTATGGGGCGGAGTGAACTCGCAGGGCGAAATAGAAATGAACTTCTATACAGAATCTGACAAGCTCCCCTCTTTCTCTGAACGGAACATAAATCCAGATGGAACATTAGGGCCGGAGCTCATCGTTCAGACAGATCAAAAGACTCTTGTACGAGATGTTCACTCACGCATTGTCATGAATTACCACACCGCACAGGCGTTGCGACAATGGCTTGATGAAAAATTAACAACGATTGAAACAGAAGAAACTGATCTCACCGAAACTTTCTTCGCTGAGCCTGAAGGCGGACTTGAACAATAGCCTGGCTACACGAACAGATGCCAAGTACGGCATGTTCAATAAAAATCAATACTGCTGAAGATATCCTTCTTCCACAGAGATACAATCACACATAAAGACCGGTCTAATAGCCGGTCTTTTTTTGTCTGACGCTTTGGCGAACCTCACCATCTTCCCTATACACCTCACCGCGTGCGTCAGTGTCTATCAGAATAGATGCTGTTGTCCCCACACGGAGTCGAACATTAGGCGGGATATGGGTTAGGTAAATTCTGATCGGAATACGCTGGGCAAGGCGAATCCACTCAAACGTTGCGTTAACTTCCGGCAGTAAGTTTTGCCCTAAGCTACTGTTTGATTGGTATATGCCCCACCCCAAGCTTTGAACCACTCCCAGAATTGGCGTTTCAGGATACCCCATAAGTGTAACCTCTGCCTTATCCCCTTTACGAATATTCCGAATCTCAGTCTCTCTGAAATACGCATAAATCCAATACGTAGAGGCATCGACAATAGAAACTAAAGGAACATCTGCCACAGACATTGTGCCTTTATATAAACTATAGTTCGTTATGTATCCGGACACGGGTGCATATACGTCCGTGAAATTCAAATCCAACTGTGCTGTTTCCAGTAATGCTTTTGATTCGTTAACTTTTGCATCTGCTGCCTGCCAGGCATATTCATACTGAACAAGTGCCTGACGAGCGATTGCGTCAACATCTTCCTCAACAAGCTTACGGGAACGCATAAGTACATCCAATGCTTCCGCAGCATTCGCTTCATCCACTTTCAACTGCGCTTTAGCCTGATTTACAGTCGCAATAAACGTACTCTTATCTACAGTGAACAACAGCTCACCTTTTTTCACATACTGATTGTCTCTAAATCCTACAAAAACAATAGGCCCCGTCACACGTGAAGCGATTGTAATGATGTCTGCCTGCACCTGCCCATCACGCGTCCACGGCTTAATCAAAAAATCCTCATAGCGCACCAAAAGAACAACAATTGCTGTTGCTACAAAAGCACATGTGAGAAACCATTGAAAAAGACGCCTCATACTCATAACCCTCTGTTATGCAGGAATTACATACTTACTTAACAAGCATGTGTAGAGCACTACCAATGAAATAAACACAAGTGGTGGGTAGCCGACATACTGAGAAATCCGAAAATAGTTTAAGACAAATGCCGTACCCAAAGCACACGTTACCCCTAAAATAAAATTTGCCAGTAATGGTGAAAAATAGATCCCTATAAAGGATAATTCATGTGGCATAGATCCTCCTAAAAACGCGGTTGTACCCATTTGTTCCAACCAATAGCCTTTGAGGCAACCATGTATTCGATCATCGCATTTGATAAACCGCGATTACGCCCAAGCAACAGGTAAAAAAATTCATTTCCCTGCTGGCTAACAGCCTGCCCTTCCATATCTGCCTGCTTATTTAAACGCTCTATTGCGTGCTCAAGCCCTTGCAATCGCCGCCGGACACTTTTCTGAATCTTGTCCGGATCAAAACTCGGTGAAAAAACTTTGTGTTCCAACAATTCAAATGTAGCAATCTTTGCATGGCGCCAATCATTCAACATATCCAACAACTCGTCCGGTATCGGAAAATTCC
Protein-coding sequences here:
- a CDS encoding AI-2E family transporter; the protein is MTEETKKNISPCKPDHIGPILKFPRNNLFRYFTILLLVFSLYLVYLIAAPFLHTIILSIVVAACCYPIYKRILNLVNGREIWASTIAMLLLILCIAIPMSFFIASLIPQAVDSVHAVTIWLQQSQSDSFLSDIQHNPALQWFHEQLPFFDINETAIKSYLATISKTVGQYLVSFGTSALGDTLNFVAKFLLMLLIVFFLLKDGSRMIAGLKYLWPMRESQEDALINTLRSTSRSVLVGGLLVAIIQGIVGGIGLAFVGITPLFWGTVMSFCSLIPIAGTGIVWIPASLYLLVTSGWQPALFMVLWGAIPVAAIDSFLRPYFMRESAGVSVFFIFLSILGGLKAFGMLGILYGPLILSFVMVMLKIYGEEYHHVLSENSRH
- a CDS encoding HlyD family secretion protein, which encodes MRRLFQWFLTCAFVATAIVVLLVRYEDFLIKPWTRDGQVQADIITIASRVTGPIVFVGFRDNQYVKKGELLFTVDKSTFIATVNQAKAQLKVDEANAAEALDVLMRSRKLVEEDVDAIARQALVQYEYAWQAADAKVNESKALLETAQLDLNFTDVYAPVSGYITNYSLYKGTMSVADVPLVSIVDASTYWIYAYFRETEIRNIRKGDKAEVTLMGYPETPILGVVQSLGWGIYQSNSSLGQNLLPEVNATFEWIRLAQRIPIRIYLTHIPPNVRLRVGTTASILIDTDARGEVYREDGEVRQSVRQKKTGY
- a CDS encoding DUF1656 domain-containing protein, whose product is MGTTAFLGGSMPHELSFIGIYFSPLLANFILGVTCALGTAFVLNYFRISQYVGYPPLVFISLVVLYTCLLSKYVIPA